The Gadus macrocephalus chromosome 21, ASM3116895v1 genome has a segment encoding these proteins:
- the LOC132449686 gene encoding deleted in malignant brain tumors 1 protein-like isoform X3, which yields MKAKRLHVLLVIAIGLLNSPLNAGIDSHQIRLVNGTTRCSGRVEVLHEGQWGSVCDDHWGIQEAEVVCREMKCGTALGVKHTAYFGQGAGPILLDDLRCNGQERALGECDHAGFGVNNCGHSEDAGVECSDVPLNVKLFNGTDRCNGRLEVEHEGQWVKICKNSHWGDKEESLVCRELECGTPDKKDVRLNIGAGTNLGSFTASCVGAETSIAACPLQSNLSACEAAVVYCTDAAPMRLVNGSTSCSGRVEVFYRDHWGTVCDDGWTMRNAEVVCNSLDCGTALEIKPRAFYGQGKGLIWLDDLRCTGQETSLSKCKHSGLSIHNCGHGEDVGVVCSDHIKLLNGTRCEGRIEVKHGDQWRKLCSSGWSQKEHEVLCQELKCGTPLTGQDMPDFGDRIAPIGVKARCLGNETSFIECEINETADTCDSASLLCANSKQIRLVNGTTRCSGRVEVLHEGQWGSVCGDGWGLQEAEVACREMKCGTALGVKYQAHFGQGAGPILLDNLGCNGQERALGECKHAGFGVTNCGHPEDAGVLCSEKVKLFNGTDRCNGRLEVEHEGQWVKICKNSHWGNKEESLVCRELECGTPDKKAVRLNIGASSNRGNFTASCVGAETSIAACPLQSNPSACEAAVVYCTGQPDIKLVNGADRCSGRVEVQNDGQWGTVCDDSWDIRDAEVACRAMDCGTPLLIKPAANYGPGRGNVWLDDLECFGNETSLMQCKRRHFGLSRCNHMEDAGVQCSISTRLLNGSNHCSGRVEIHQEGHWAPVFNANWGLNEALVVCREMQCGEPVVASTPFNFGHAGQATGYTTTCNGRETSISQCSLRGYAQTSQNHAAAATVVCSGNVRLVNESNKCTGRVELYQNGQWGSVCDETWDMNDAAVVCMYLQCGRAQKIPNSGFFGRGSTNMLIGEISCTGREHSPDECRQQNIGSSTCNSTSVAGLLCSDGLPTRLVHSTGQCFGRVEVQHAGQWGTLCGKDWSMSDAMVVCSLLGCGKAASISGNAQFEQGTGPIWEASDLCFNNEASVFKCSQSGFNGTSCGHRQDAGVVCTESIRLVNGRSECSGRLEISHNGQWGTICDDTWKMSNTEVVCRQMGCGHGLSFGGFGAGSGPIWLDDVVCTGEEDAITQCSHQNYGENNCGHSEDVGIVCSGKLAKPHVSLNPGPEVNFGDRVEITCSVEMTDHLGGMFVLQKTPGPFRMQRYSVSETETFTIPKTNLSHGGLYHCLFQKKIPSRTIDMLGDPVELKVTVKLQQPIISLPSGGPMMLMPTNKIEVKGGSTFSISCSIFSKYEGGSFYLRKSNTTATKHQESLSHSIIQVASFDFSEVTPQDQGDYTCVYSINISTQSFHSVPSKTIQVIVSVKLQQPIISLPSGGPMMLVPTNKIEVKGGSTFAISCFIFSKYEGGTFYLRKTNTNATKLQAALSHSIIQAASFDFSDVTTQDQGDYTCVYSINISTQSFHSVPSKTIQVTVSGSDVPSTMRRTMVGLALVLILSTVVYLCWRRRRMASRAMVHKGQLLSSPTTIWRVMPPKT from the exons ATGAAGGCCAAACGTCTTCATGTCCTCCTTGTTATAGCCATAG GTCTACTGAATTCCCCTCTGAATGCAG GGATAGACAGTCACCAGATTCGGCTGGTCAACGGGACGACTCGTTGTTCTGGACGAGTGGAGGTCTTACACGAAGGCCAGTGGGGATCAGTCTGCGATGATCACTGGGGCATACAGGAGGCAGAAGTTGTGTGCCGCGAGATGAAGTGCGGGACGGCCCTGGGGGTCAAACATACAGCTTACTTTGGCCAGGGGGCTGGCCCCATTCTGCTGGATGACCTTAGGTGCAATGGCCAAGAGAGGGCACTGGGGGAATGCGACCACGCAGGCTTTGGGGTCAATAACTGCGGCCATTCAGAAGATGCCGGCGTCGAGTGTTCAG ATGTGCCGTTGAATGTCAAGCTGTTCAACGGCACTGATCGTTGCAACGGTCGACTGGAAGTTGAACACGAGGGCCAGTGGGTGAAGATTTGTAAAAACAGCCATTGGGGCGATAAAGAAGAGTCACTGGTGTGCCGTGAGTTAGAATGCGGCACGCCGGATAAAAAGGATGTGAGGCTCAACATCGGAGCGGGTACTAATCTGGGAAGTTTCACGGCCAGCTGCGTCGGCGCTGAGACCTCCATCGCCGCCTGCCCGCTTCAGTCGAACCTGAGCGCATGTGAAGCAGCAGTTGTTTACTGCACAG acgcAGCGCCGATGCGGCTGGTCAACGGGTCCACCAGCTGCTCCGGTCGGGTGGAGGTGTTCTACCGCGACCACTGGGGCACTGTGTGTGACGACGGCTGGACCATGAGGAACGCCGAGGTGGTGTGCAACTCACTGGACTGCGGCACGGCCCTGGAGATCAAGCCGCGCGCCTTCTACGGCCAGGGCAAGGGTTTGATCTGGCTGGACGACTTGCGCTGCACCGGCCAGGAGACCTCGTTGTCGAAATGCAAACACAGTGGATTGAGCATCCACAACTGTGGCCACGGCGAAGACGTGGGGGTCGTGTGTTCAG ACCACATCAAGCTGCTCAATGGGACGCGTTGTGAGGGTCGCATTGAGGTCAAACATGGCGATCAGTGGAGGAAATTGTGCAGCAGTGGCTGGAGCCAGAAAGAGCATGAGGTGTTGTGTCAGGAGCTGAAATGTGGGACCCCGCTTACTGGACAGGATATGCCAGACTTTGGGGACAGAATTGCGCCAATAGGAGTTAAGGCAAGGTGCCTGGGAAACGAGACGTCATTCATTGAGTGTGAAATCAATGAAACAGCCGACACTTGTGACAGCGCCTCCCTTCTCTGTGCAA ACAGTAAACAGATTCGGCTGGTCAACGGGACGACTCGTTGTTCTGGACGAGTGGAGGTCTTACACGAAGGCCAGTGGGGATCAGTCTGCGGTGATGGCTGGGGCCTACAGGAGGCAGAAGTTGCGTGCCGCGAGATGAAATGCGGGACGGCCCTGGGGGTAAAATACCAAGCCCACTTTGGCCAGGGGGCTGGCCCCATTCTGCTGGATAACCTTGGGTGCAATGGCCAAGAGAGGGCACTGGGGGAATGCAAACACGCAGGCTTTGGGGTCACTAACTGCGGCCATCCGGAAGATGCCGGCGTCTTGTGTTCAG AGAAAGTCAAGCTGTTCAACGGCACTGATCGTTGCAACGGTCGACTGGAAGTTGAACACGAGGGCCAGTGGGTGAAGATTTGTAAAAACAGCCATTGGGGAAATAAGGAAGAGTCACTGGTGTGCCGTGAGTTAGAATGCGGCACGCCGGATAAAAAGGCTGTGAGGCTCAACATCGGAGCGAGTTCTAATCGGGGAAATTTCACGGCCAGCTGCGTCGGCGCTGAGACCTCCATCGCCGCCTGCCCGCTTCAGTCTAACCCGAGCGCATGTGAAGCAGCAGTTGTTTACTGCACAG GCCAACCAGATATTAAACTGGTGAATGGCGCTGATCGATGCTCGGGGAGAGTGGAGGTCCAAAACGACGGCCAATGGGGAACCGTGTGTGATGACTCCTGGGACATCAGGGACGCAGAGGTCGCATGCCGAGCGATGGACTGCGGAACACCCTTACTCATCAAACCTGCAGCCAACTATGGCCCGGGTCGGGGTAACGTCTGGTTAGACGACTTGGAATGTTTTGGTAACGAGACCTCGCTCATGCAATGCAAACGCAGACACTTCGGTCTGAGCCGCTGTAACCACATGGAAGATGCTGGAGTGCAATGTTCAA TTTCCACCCGACTCCTGAACGGGAGCAACCACTGCTCAGGCAGAGTGGAGATCCACCAGGAAGGACACTGGGCACCAGTGTTTAATGCTAACTGGGGGCTCAATGAAGCGCTTGTGGTGTGCAGAGAGATGCAATGTGGAGAACCGGTGGTGGCCTCAACACCGTTCAATTTCGGACATGCCGGCCAGGCGACAGGGTACACCACCACTTGTAACGGCAGAGAAACCTCGATAAGCCAGTGCTCCCTGAGAGGATATGCCCAGACCAGCCAGAATCATGCTGCTGCGGCAACAGTAGTTTGTTCAG GTAACGTGAGGTTAGTCAATGAATCCAATAAGTGCACCGGAAGGGTTGAATTGTACCAGAATGGCCAATGGGGAAGTGTGTGCGATGAAACCTGGGATATGAATGATGCGGCGGTGGTATGTATGTATCTCCAATGTGGTAGGGCCCAGAAGATCCCTAATTCTGGCTTCTTTGGCCGAGGCAGCACAAACATGTTGATCGGAGAAATTAGTTGTACTGGACGCGAGCACTCACCCGACGAATGCAGACAACAGAACATTGGTTCCTCGACTTGCAACAGCACCTCAGTGGCTGGACTTTTGTGCTCAG ATGGTTTGCCCACGCGCTTGGTCCATTCCACGGGTCAATGTTTTGGGAGAGTGGAGGTCCAACACGCAGGCCAGTGGGGCACCTTGTGTGGAAAAGACTGGTCCATGTCCGACGCCATGGTTGTGTGTAGTCTCTTGGGATGCGGGAAGGCGGCGAGCATCTCTGGGAATGCACAGTTTGAGCAAGGCACCGGGCCCATATGGGAAGCCAGCGATCTGTGTTTCAACAATGAGGCGTCAGTCTTCAAATGCTCACAGAGTGGATTCAACGGCACTAGCTGTGGCCACAGACAGGATGCGGGTGTTGTCTGCACAG AATCAATAAGGTTGGTCAATGGCAGAAGCGAATGTTCTGGCCGTCTGGAGATTTCACACAATGGCCAGTGGGGAACGATATGTGACGACACCTGGAAAATGAGTAACACTGAAGTAGTGTGCCGGCAGATGGGGTGTGGCCATGGCCTTTCTTTTGGTGGCTTTGGTGCAGGAAGTGGCCCAATATGGCTGGACGATGTTGTTTGTACCGGTGAAGAGGACGCGATCACTCAGTGTTCTCATCAGAACTATGGCGAAAATAACTGCGGTCATAGTGAAGATGTGGGCATTGTATGTTCAG GAAAGTTAGCCAAGCCACATGTATCTCTGAACCCGGGTCCAGAGGTAAACTTCGGTGACAGAGTTGAAATAACGTGCTCTGTGGAAATGACCGACCACCTGGGAGGAATGTTTGTCTTACAAAAGACACCAGGCCCCTTCAGAATGCAGAGATACTCTGTGAGTGAAACTGAAACCTTCACTATACCCAAGACCAACTTGAGCCATGGAGGCTTGTATCACTGCCTTTTTCAAAAGAAAATCCCATCCAGAACCATTGACATGCTGGGGGATCCTGTTGAGCTCAAAGTCACAG TGAAACTACAGCAGCCCATCATCTCCCTGCCATCGGGTGGCCCCATGATGCTTATGCCCACTAACAAAATAGAGGTCAAGGGAGGAAGCACCTTCTCCATCTCTTGCTCCATTTTCTCCAAATACGAGGGGGGGTCCTTCTACCTGCGCAAGTCCAACACCACCGCCACAAAGCATCAGGAATCGTTAAGCCACTCCATCATCCAAGTGGCTTCCTTTGATTTCTCAGAAGTGACCCCGCAAGACCAGGGCGATTACACATGTGTCTATTCCATCAATATCTCTACACAATCCTTCCATTCAGTGCCCTCGAAAACAATCCAGGTCATAGTGTCAG TGAAACTACAGCAGCCCATCATCTCCCTGCCATCGGGTGGCCCCATGATGCTTGTACCCACTAACAAAATAGAGGTCAAGGGAGGAAGCACCTTCGCCATCTCTTGCTTCATTTTCTCCAAATACGAGGGGGGGACCTTCTACCTGCGCAAGACCAACACCAACGCCACAAAGCTTCAGGCAGCGTTAAGCCACTCCATCATCCAAGCGGCTTCCTTTGATTTCTCAGACGTGACTACACAAGACCAGGGCGATTACACATGTGTCTATTCCATCAATATCTCTACACAATCCTTCCATTCAGTGCCCTCGAAAACAATCCAAGTCACAGTGTCAG GATCTGATGTCCCTTCAACCATGAGAAGAACCATGGTTGGTCTCGCGCTTGTCCTGATACTGTCCACCGTTGTGTATctatgctggagaaggagaagaatggCGTCAC GTGCCATGGTACATAAGGGCCAATTGTTGTCGAGTCCGACAACAATCTGGAGAGTAATGCCACCGAAGACCTAA